A stretch of the Hippocampus zosterae strain Florida chromosome 16, ASM2543408v3, whole genome shotgun sequence genome encodes the following:
- the crebrf gene encoding CREB3 regulatory factor produces MPQPSVSGMEPPFGDDFQHFFSAEQALTSTELLANTCDPDFMYELDRDTSQRQSPYAEGPVGAADGAKDGDAEQRLLTGLGEGEAAPGGCAFEQWDSYWEDLTRYTRLASCDIWGTKEVDFLGLDDFSSPYQDEEVIGRTPTLAQLNGEDSQPVCEALYPPSEPGPPGPQPPPPMMTPAKRAPLPASGAGLPRPSVGRASSSRPSDGLLPDFPEGFQKATRPVPSSTDSVAETQARRRPAPEMAADADFASEASARPSAPQVGADGRSRSRLERADAPPRRRESASAPPASRDFEGAPAPEGAGPAAPGSERDAPAPVREEVAEEEKSKEEEHNYSLFLTQSRLAGRSLPRLDEEDEDEDDDDEDEDEEDDEGEEDHDEGFGSERELSDNEDEDEDYEADKDDDMSDAFSEPGRDASRPEEAEGSTSSRKRGKRRYFWEYSEQLTPSKQERLLKPSEWDRRTLPSNLYQKNGPPHGKYALKKSRRTDVEDLTPNPRKLLQIGSELRKLNKVIGDLTPVSELPLTARPWSRKEKNKLASRACRLKKKAQYEANKVKLWGLSTEYDRLLFVINAIKEEIVSRADNPSAGAGGMSDTLDTIMRDKLVSPPIAGQTSDFVNKILENTGSGDPTGGLLGLRVPTSKM; encoded by the exons ATGCCTCAG CCCAGCGTGAGTGGGATGGAGCCTCCCTTTGGGGACGACTTTCAGCACTTCTTCTCAGCGGAGCAGGCGCTGACCAGCACCGAGCTGCTCGCCAACACCTGCGACCCCGACTTCATGTACGAGCTg GACAGGGACACGAGTCAGCGACAGAGTCCGTACGCCGAGGGCCCGGTGGGCGCGGCCGACGGCGCCAAGGACGGCGACGCCGAGCAGCGGCTGCTGACGGGGCTGGGAGAGGGCGAGGCGGCGCCCGGCGGCTGCGCCTTTGAGCAGTGGGACTCGTACTGGGAGGACCTGACCAG GTACACGCGCCTGGCCAGCTGCGACATCTGGGGCACCAAGGAGGTGGACTTCCTGGGCTTGGACGACTTCTCCAGCCCGTACCAGGacgaggaggtgatcggtcgGACGCCCACCCTGGCCCAGCTCAATGGCGAGGACTCGCAGCCCGTCTGCGAGGCCCTGTACCCCCCGAGCGAGCCCGGGCCGCCCGgcccgcagccgccgccgccgatgatGACCCCCGCCAAGCGAGCGCCGCTCCCGGCGTCGGGGGCCGGCCTCCCCCGGCCATCGGTCGGCCGCGCCTCCTCGTCCCGCCCCTCCGACGGCCTCCTGCCGGACTTCCCCGAAGGCTTCCAAAAGGCCACTCGGCCGGTGCCGTCCAGCACCGACAGCGTGGCCGAGACCCAGGCCCGCCGGCGCCCCGCCCCCGAGATGGCGGCCGACGCGGACTTTGCCAGCGAGGCCTCTGCGCGCCCGAGCGCCCCCCAAGTGGGGGCCGACGGCCGCTCGCGGAGCCGTTTGGAGAGGGCGGATGCGCCCCCGCGCCGCCGCGAGTCGGCGTCGGCGCCCCCCGCCAGCCGCGACTTCGAGGGCGCCCCTGCTCCGGAAggcgccggccccgcggcccCCGGCTCGGAGCGCgacgcccccgcccccgtccgGGAGGAGGTggcggaggaggagaagagcaAAGAGGAAGAGCACAACTACTCGTTGTTCCTCACGCAAAGCCGCCTGGCCGGCAGGAGCCTCCCGCGGCTGGACGAGGAGGACGAagacgaagacgacgacgacgaggacgaggacgaggaggacgacgagggcGAAGAAGACCACGACGAAGGCTTCGGCAGCGAGCGCGAGCTGTCGGACaacgaggacgaggacgaagaCTACGAGGCCGACAAGGACGACGACATGAGCGACGCCTTCTCCGAGCCCG GCCgcgacgcctcccggccggagGAAGCGGAGGGCTCGACGTCGAGCCGCAAGCGGGGCAAGCGCCGCTACTTCTGGGAGTACAGCGAGCAGCTGACGCCGTCCAAGCAGGAGCGCCTGCTCAAGCCGTCCGAGTGGGACCGCCGCACGCTGCCCAGCAACCTGTACCAGAAGAACGGCCCCCCGCACG GCAAGTACGCGCTGAAGAAGTCTCGGCGCACCGACGTGGAGGACTTGACGCCCAACCCCCGCAAGCTCCTGCAGATCGGCAGTGAGCTGCGCAAGCTCAACAAGGTGATCGGCGACCTGACGCCCGTCAGCGAGCTGCCGCTCACCGCCAGGCCGTGGTCGCGCAAGGAAAAGAACAAGCTGGCCTCCAG GGCGTGCCGGCTGAAGAAGAAGGCGCAATACGAAGCCAACAAAGTCAAGCTGTGGGGCCTCAGCACCGAGTACG ATCGCCTGCTGTTTGTCATCAACGCCATCAAGGAGGAGATCGTGAGCCGCGCCGACAACCCGTCTGCCGGCGCCGGCGGCATGAGCGACACGCTGGACACAATCATGCGGGACAAGCTCG TGTCGCCCCCCATCGCCGGGCAGACTTCGGACTTTGTCAACAAGATCTTGGAGAACACGGGATCCGGCGACCCCACCGGCGGGCTGCTGGGCCTGCGGGTGCCCACCTCCAAAATGTAG
- the LOC127588354 gene encoding RING finger protein 145-like isoform X1, which yields MALKERVEAVLNVGLRVPSIVLLDVLYRWDVGSFFQKIQRSGLSDNPLFQYKYLALYLHYVGYILSLVLLTLPRQHLVKLYLYALTALLLFAGHQVSRDYVRGELESGHEGAVYLEPLSMKRFTTALVGQLVVCTLCSCVMQTKRIWLFSAHLLPLVARLCLVPLETIVFINKFSMIFTGLEVIYFLASNLLVPYELAKTAYRQLAQVVEVYGLLALAMSLWNQLVLPVLFMCFWLLLFALQIYSYFSTRDRPASRERLLFLFLTSVAECCSTPYSLLGLVFTVSFVALGVLTLCKFYLQGYRAFINDNTMHRGVTEGITLLILAVQTGLIELQVIHRAFLLSIILFIVVASILQSMLEIADPIVLALGASRDRSLWKHFRAVSLCLFLLVFPAYMAYMICQFFHMDFWLLIIISSSILTSLQVLGTLLIYVLFMVEEFRKAPVENMDEVIYCVNGTYRLLEFLVAVCVVCYGVSETVFGEWSVMGGTIILVHSYYNVWLRAQLGWQSFLLRRDAVNKIKSLPAASPAQLRRYNDICAICYQDLSSAVITPCGHFFHAGCLKKWLYVQETCPLCHAQLKSQSAADAAQADRAPAGRGAVGEEKPAEGGAAPSSSRADRPSPSDQLDTPPSSLEGGDQAGGGATPSIRSDDPGSSRHVPETRDALRGDVVGL from the exons ATGGCGCTGAAGGAGCGCGTGGAGGCGGTGCTGAACGTGGGCCTACGCGTGCCCAGCATCGTGCTGCTGGACGTGCTGTACCGATGGGACGTGGGCTCCTTCTTCCAGAAGATCCAGCGATCCGGCCTGTCCGACAACCCCCTCTTCCAGTACAAGTACCTGGCGCTCTACCTGCACTACGTGG gtTACATCCTGAGCCTGGTGCTTCTCACCCTGCCCCGTCAGCACTTGGTCAAGCTTTACCTCTACGCGCTCACCGCCCTGCTGCTCTTTGCCGGCCACCAGGTGTCCAG GGATTACGTGCGTGGTGAGCTGGAGTCGGGCCACGAGGGCGCCGTCTACCTGGAGCCGCTCTCCATGAAGCGATTCACCACGGCGCTCGTAG GTCAGCTGGTGGTGTGCACGCTGTGCTCTTGCGTGATGCAGACCAAACGCATCTGGCTCTTCTCGGCCCACCTGCTGCCGCTGGTGGCCCGGCTGTGCCTGGTGCCCCTGGAGACCATCGTGTTCATCAACAAGTTCTCCATGATCTTCACGGGCCTGGAGGTCATCTACTTCCTGGCGTCCAACCTGCTGGTGCCGTACGAGCTGGCCAAGACGGCCTACCGCCAGCTGGCCCAG GTGGTGGAGGTCTACGGTCTTCTGGCTCTGGCCATGTCCTTGTGGAACCAGCTGGTCCTGCCCGTCCTCTTCATGTGCTTCTGGCTGCTGCTCTTCGCTCTGCAGATCTACTCCTACTTCAGCACCCGCGACCGGCCCGCCTCCAGAGAGaggctcctcttcctcttcctcaccag CGTGGCCGAGTGCTGCAGTACGCCCTACTCGCTCCTGGGCCTGGTCTTCACCGTCTCCTTCGTCGCGCTGGGCGTCCTCACCCTCTGCAAGTTCTACCTGCAGGGCTACCGGGCCTTCATCAACGACAACACCATGCACAG GGGCGTGACGGAGGGCATCACCCTGCTGATCCTGGCGGTCCAGACGGGCCTGATCGAGCTGCAGGTGATCCACCGGGCCTTCCTCCTGTCCATCATCCTCTTCATCGTGGTGGCCTCCATCCTGCAGTCCATGCTGGAGATCGCCGACCCCATTGTGCTGGCGCTGGGGGCCTCCAGGGACAG GAGCTTGTGGAAGCACTTCCGAGCCGTGTCGCTGTGCCTCTTCCTGCTGGTCTTCCCGGCCTACATGGCCTACATGATCTGTCAGTTCTTCCACATGGACTTCTggctcctcatcatcatctcgTCCTCCATCCTCACGTCGCTGCAG GTGCTGGGCACTCTGCTCATCTACGTGCTTTTCATGGTGGAGGAATTCCGCAAGGCTCCGGTGGAgaacatggacgaggtcatcTACTGCGTCAACGGGACCTACCGGCTGCTGGAGTTTCTG GTGGCGGTGTGCGTGGTGTGCTACGGCGTGTCGGAGACGGTGTTCGGCGAGTGGAGCGTGATGGGCGGCACCATCATCCTGGTGCACTCGTACTACAACGTGTGGCTGCGGGCGCAGCTGGGCTGGCAGAGCTTCCTGCTGCGCCGCGACGCCGTCAACAAGATCAAGAGCCTCCCCGCCGCCAGCCCGGCGCAGCTGCGGCGCTACAACGACATCTGCGCCATCTGCTACCAG GACCTGAGCAGCGCCGTCATCACGCCGTGCGGCCATTTCTTCCACGCGGGCTGTCTGAAGAAGTGGCTGTACGTTCAGGAGACGTGTCCGCTCTGTCACGCTCAACTCAAGAGCCAGTCGGCCGCCGACGCCGCCCAGGCCGATCGCGCGCCTGCCGGACGGGGGGCGGTCGGCGAGGAGAAGCCCGCAGAGGGAGGAGCCGCGCCGTCTTCGTCTCGTGCGGACCGCCCGTCCCCTTCTGACCAGTTGGACACGCCCCCCTCGTCTCTGGAGGGAGGTGACCAGGCCGGGGGCGGAGCCACACCCAGCATCCGATCGGATGATCCCGGATCATCCCGTCACGTCCCCGAGACCCGTGACGCCTTAAGAGGCGACGTCGTGGGCTTGTGA
- the LOC127588354 gene encoding RING finger protein 145-like isoform X2 has translation MALKERVEAVLNVGLRVPSIVLLDVLYRWDVGSFFQKIQRSGLSDNPLFQYKYLALYLHYVGYILSLVLLTLPRQHLVKLYLYALTALLLFAGHQVSRDYVRGELESGHEGAVYLEPLSMKRFTTALVGQLVVCTLCSCVMQTKRIWLFSAHLLPLVARLCLVPLETIVFINKFSMIFTGLEVIYFLASNLLVPYELAKTAYRQLAQVVEVYGLLALAMSLWNQLVLPVLFMCFWLLLFALQIYSYFSTRDRPASRERLLFLFLTSVAECCSTPYSLLGLVFTVSFVALGVLTLCKFYLQGYRAFINDNTMHRGVTEGITLLILAVQTGLIELQVIHRAFLLSIILFIVVASILQSMLEIADPIVLALGASRDRSLWKHFRAVSLCLFLLVFPAYMAYMICQFFHMDFWLLIIISSSILTSLQVLGTLLIYVLFMVEEFRKAPVENMDEVIYCVNGTYRLLEFLDLSSAVITPCGHFFHAGCLKKWLYVQETCPLCHAQLKSQSAADAAQADRAPAGRGAVGEEKPAEGGAAPSSSRADRPSPSDQLDTPPSSLEGGDQAGGGATPSIRSDDPGSSRHVPETRDALRGDVVGL, from the exons ATGGCGCTGAAGGAGCGCGTGGAGGCGGTGCTGAACGTGGGCCTACGCGTGCCCAGCATCGTGCTGCTGGACGTGCTGTACCGATGGGACGTGGGCTCCTTCTTCCAGAAGATCCAGCGATCCGGCCTGTCCGACAACCCCCTCTTCCAGTACAAGTACCTGGCGCTCTACCTGCACTACGTGG gtTACATCCTGAGCCTGGTGCTTCTCACCCTGCCCCGTCAGCACTTGGTCAAGCTTTACCTCTACGCGCTCACCGCCCTGCTGCTCTTTGCCGGCCACCAGGTGTCCAG GGATTACGTGCGTGGTGAGCTGGAGTCGGGCCACGAGGGCGCCGTCTACCTGGAGCCGCTCTCCATGAAGCGATTCACCACGGCGCTCGTAG GTCAGCTGGTGGTGTGCACGCTGTGCTCTTGCGTGATGCAGACCAAACGCATCTGGCTCTTCTCGGCCCACCTGCTGCCGCTGGTGGCCCGGCTGTGCCTGGTGCCCCTGGAGACCATCGTGTTCATCAACAAGTTCTCCATGATCTTCACGGGCCTGGAGGTCATCTACTTCCTGGCGTCCAACCTGCTGGTGCCGTACGAGCTGGCCAAGACGGCCTACCGCCAGCTGGCCCAG GTGGTGGAGGTCTACGGTCTTCTGGCTCTGGCCATGTCCTTGTGGAACCAGCTGGTCCTGCCCGTCCTCTTCATGTGCTTCTGGCTGCTGCTCTTCGCTCTGCAGATCTACTCCTACTTCAGCACCCGCGACCGGCCCGCCTCCAGAGAGaggctcctcttcctcttcctcaccag CGTGGCCGAGTGCTGCAGTACGCCCTACTCGCTCCTGGGCCTGGTCTTCACCGTCTCCTTCGTCGCGCTGGGCGTCCTCACCCTCTGCAAGTTCTACCTGCAGGGCTACCGGGCCTTCATCAACGACAACACCATGCACAG GGGCGTGACGGAGGGCATCACCCTGCTGATCCTGGCGGTCCAGACGGGCCTGATCGAGCTGCAGGTGATCCACCGGGCCTTCCTCCTGTCCATCATCCTCTTCATCGTGGTGGCCTCCATCCTGCAGTCCATGCTGGAGATCGCCGACCCCATTGTGCTGGCGCTGGGGGCCTCCAGGGACAG GAGCTTGTGGAAGCACTTCCGAGCCGTGTCGCTGTGCCTCTTCCTGCTGGTCTTCCCGGCCTACATGGCCTACATGATCTGTCAGTTCTTCCACATGGACTTCTggctcctcatcatcatctcgTCCTCCATCCTCACGTCGCTGCAG GTGCTGGGCACTCTGCTCATCTACGTGCTTTTCATGGTGGAGGAATTCCGCAAGGCTCCGGTGGAgaacatggacgaggtcatcTACTGCGTCAACGGGACCTACCGGCTGCTGGAGTTTCTG GACCTGAGCAGCGCCGTCATCACGCCGTGCGGCCATTTCTTCCACGCGGGCTGTCTGAAGAAGTGGCTGTACGTTCAGGAGACGTGTCCGCTCTGTCACGCTCAACTCAAGAGCCAGTCGGCCGCCGACGCCGCCCAGGCCGATCGCGCGCCTGCCGGACGGGGGGCGGTCGGCGAGGAGAAGCCCGCAGAGGGAGGAGCCGCGCCGTCTTCGTCTCGTGCGGACCGCCCGTCCCCTTCTGACCAGTTGGACACGCCCCCCTCGTCTCTGGAGGGAGGTGACCAGGCCGGGGGCGGAGCCACACCCAGCATCCGATCGGATGATCCCGGATCATCCCGTCACGTCCCCGAGACCCGTGACGCCTTAAGAGGCGACGTCGTGGGCTTGTGA